The genomic stretch GCATCGGGCATTTGATCCTTAGCCTCGATCGTAATTTCATTGGCAATATTTTGTTCAAATTTCTGGTAATTGTTTTCCATTCTTTCATTCCCTGTAGGTATCACCCTTGAATCTATTTTTCGATACACTAAAAACAAAGTCAATCACTTTTTTAGTATCAAATTAAATTCAGCCAATAAACAATGACTAAATATTTGAAATTAATAAACATTAATTAAAAACAAAAAATCTTTTTACGTTTACAAATCAAAATAAAGTTGACTTTTAGACAAATTAATCTGAAATTATGAATCATATTTTTGCAATTTTTATAATTGATGTATCAAATAAAAAAGGAGTTTGGTCATGCTTGAACAAGCACACCTAGAAGGAACCTCAACTGACACAGATTTTCAACAGTCTGAGCATCAACTGCCTCATCTTGCTTCTTATGTCTATGGAACTTGGCATTCGACGAGTGAAGAACTACGCCCTGTTTATCATGCCATTACAGGTGAAGCGATTTATGCCGTAAGTAGTCATGGCATTGATATGAAACGTGTTGTTCAATATGCCAAACAAAATGGTTCAGAACTGGCTAACTGGACATTTCACCAACGTGCAAATGCGTTAAAACAAATTGCCCAACATTTACTTGAGCGTAAAGAAGAGTTCTACAAACTTGCTTATGCGACAGGCGCAACTCGTAAAGATGCATGGATTGATATTGAAGGTGGCATCCAGACGTTATTTGCCTATTCAAGTCTGGTTCGCCGTGAACTCAATGACGAAAAAATTATTACTGAAGACAGCTGGATTCAATTATCTAAAAATGGAACTTTCGGTGCTAAGCACATTTTAAGTCCTAAAGCAGGTGTTGCCGTTCACATTAATGCTTTTAACTTTCCAATTTGGGGAATGCTTGAAAAGATTGCACCAACTTTACTTGCAGGTGTGCCATGTATTGTTAAACCTGCAACCGATGGTGCCCAATTAACTCAAGCGGTTGTAAAAGCGATTGAAGAGGCACATGTATTACCAAAAGGCTCGCTACAACTCATTTGTGGTCAGACTTATGACTTGTTCGACCACTTAGGCCCTCAAGACTGTGTGACCTTTACAGGTTCTGCCTACACAGGTCAAAAACTACGTAACCACCCTCACCTCAATAAATATTCGATTCCATTTAGCATGGAAGCCGACTCGGTAAACAGCGCAATTTTAAGCCCTGAGGCAAATGAAGAAACTGTCGATTTATTTGTGCGTGAAGTCTTCCGTGAAATGACCACCAAAGCAGGCCAAAAATGTACTGCCATTCGTCGTGCACTTGTTCCTGAAAACTTGTTAGCAACTGTGCAAGAAAAGCTAACTGCCAAACTTGCTAAAGTTGTGGTGGGCGACCCTCAAAAAGAAGAAACCACCATGGGTGCTTTGGCGAGCATTAAACAAAAACATGACGTTGCAGAAAAAGTTGCTGAACTCAGCAAAGATGCAAAAATTGTTTTTGGTGGCAATGATAGCTTTAAATTTAATGCAGACCATCCTGAAAAAGGTGCTTTTTTCGCTCCAACTTTATTGGTGTGCGAACAACCTTTACAAGCAACGAATGTTCATACCACGGAAGCTTTCGGTCCGGTATGTACACTCATGCCATATCAAAACATTGAAGAACTAGCTGACCTTGTTTCACGTGGTGAAGGTAGCCTAGTGGCTTCTGTCGTTAAAAATAACGATGAGAATATTGAACAGATTATTCAAAAAATTGCGCCTTGGCATGGCCGTGTGCATGTACTTGATGCAGAATCAGCAAAAGAAAGTACAGGACATGGTTCACCACTTCCACATTTAGTACACGGCGGCCCTGGTCGTGCAGGTGGCGGTGAAGAATTAGGTGGTATTCGTGCAGTTAAACACTATATGCAGCGCACTGCAATTCAGGGTTCTCCAAACAGTCTGACACAAATTACCCACTCATGGACTGCTGGCTCAAAAGTTAATGAAGACCGTGTACATCCATTTAAAAAGTCTTTTGATGAGTTAGTGATTGGTGAACGTTTATTAACGGCGCGTCGTACAGTCACCGAAGCAGATATTGTCAATTTTGCTTGTTTAAGCGGTGACTACTTCTATGCACATACTGACAAAATCGCAGCGGCCGAGTCTTTCTTTGGTGAACGTGTGGCACACGGCTACTTCATTGTGTCTGCCGCAGCAGGTCTATTTGTAGATGCAGCACAAGGCCCTGTAATTGCCAATTACGGTATGGACAACTTACGTTTTGTTGAACCGGTTAAAATTGGTGACTCAATCCAAGTTGAACTCACCTGTAAGCAAAAAACCCCTAAACCACAAAAAGACCCATCTCAACCTGCGCATGGCGTTGTGGTATGGGATATTAAAGTCAAAAACCAACGTGGTGAACTTGTCGCAACCTACGACATTTTAACCTTAGTTGCTCGCGAGGCTTAATGGTTAAAATGAGATGGGGTCACCTCGTCCCCATCTCATTTTTTTAGCACTCAATAGCGTTAACAGCGAGACCACCTTTTGAAGTCTCTTTATATTTCTCAGACATATCTTTGCCTGTTTCCTTCATAGTCTGGATCACTTTATCTAGGGTGACAAAGTGTGCATCGTCATCATGAAGTGCCATTTGGGCTGCGTTAATGGCTTTTACAGCGGCAATTGCATTTCGTTCAATACAAGGCACCTGAACCAAACCACCAATCGGGTCACACGTTAAACCTAAATTATGTTCAAGCCCAATTTCAGCTGCATGCTCCACTTGCTCAGGTGATGCTCCTAAAATTTCGGCTAAACCTGCCGAAGCCATTGCACATGCCGAGCCGACTTCTCCCTGACACCCTACTTCTGCACCAGAAATAGAAGCATTGAGTTTACATAAAATGCCAACGGCTGCCGCACTTAGAAAAAAGCGAACCACTTTATCTTCGGAAAAGTCTTTAGAGAAAGTCACGTAGTAATATAAAACCGCCGGAATAATTCCTGCTGCACCATTTGTAGGTGCCGTCACTACTCGACCGCCAGCAGCATTTTCTTCATTTACCGCTAAGGCAAATAAATTGACCCATTCCATCGCATGAAAGGTCGTCACAATCAGGTTTGAGTTTTTCTTATTTAATAACTTATCGTGAATTTTTTTAGCCCGACGTTTTACATTTAAACCGCCCGGTAATATGCCTTCATTAATTAATCCGTTGTGAATGCAGTGCTGCATTACTTTCCAGATTTCCATAATCTTGCTACGAATTTCAGCTTCACTACGCCAGCTTTTTTCATTTTCAAGCATTAACTCACTTATTGATAAATGATGAGTCTTACATAAGCTTAAAAGTTCAGCCGCACTGTGAAATGGATATGGAACTTTAACGTCGTTGGTTTCAGTTTGGGTGTGTGTTAATTGTCTTTCACTGACAATAAAGCCGCCACCAACCGAATAGTAAGTTTCTGCATACAAAACTTCTTGTGCCCCGTTATACGCTATCAGCTCCATTGCATTGGGGTGATAAGGCAAAGATTCATCTAAAAAAAGCACATCATGCTTATAGTCAAAAACAATACTCTTTTGCCGATGAAGCTGGATTGCCTTATTTTCAAGAACATCTTCAATCAAGCTTGTGCTTACTTGAGTATCAATATGTTCAGGATCAAAGCCCATTAAACCTAACAGAACAGCCTTGTCTGTCGCATGACCGACACCGGTTGCCGACAGCGATCCATATAACTTCACCTGAACTCTAACCGTCGCTTGTAAATCGTTTTGCTTCAATAAATCATCCACAAAACTGTAT from Acinetobacter pittii encodes the following:
- the paaZ gene encoding phenylacetic acid degradation bifunctional protein PaaZ, producing the protein MLEQAHLEGTSTDTDFQQSEHQLPHLASYVYGTWHSTSEELRPVYHAITGEAIYAVSSHGIDMKRVVQYAKQNGSELANWTFHQRANALKQIAQHLLERKEEFYKLAYATGATRKDAWIDIEGGIQTLFAYSSLVRRELNDEKIITEDSWIQLSKNGTFGAKHILSPKAGVAVHINAFNFPIWGMLEKIAPTLLAGVPCIVKPATDGAQLTQAVVKAIEEAHVLPKGSLQLICGQTYDLFDHLGPQDCVTFTGSAYTGQKLRNHPHLNKYSIPFSMEADSVNSAILSPEANEETVDLFVREVFREMTTKAGQKCTAIRRALVPENLLATVQEKLTAKLAKVVVGDPQKEETTMGALASIKQKHDVAEKVAELSKDAKIVFGGNDSFKFNADHPEKGAFFAPTLLVCEQPLQATNVHTTEAFGPVCTLMPYQNIEELADLVSRGEGSLVASVVKNNDENIEQIIQKIAPWHGRVHVLDAESAKESTGHGSPLPHLVHGGPGRAGGGEELGGIRAVKHYMQRTAIQGSPNSLTQITHSWTAGSKVNEDRVHPFKKSFDELVIGERLLTARRTVTEADIVNFACLSGDYFYAHTDKIAAAESFFGERVAHGYFIVSAAAGLFVDAAQGPVIANYGMDNLRFVEPVKIGDSIQVELTCKQKTPKPQKDPSQPAHGVVVWDIKVKNQRGELVATYDILTLVAREA
- the sdaA gene encoding L-serine ammonia-lyase; this encodes MFISVFDLFKIGIGPSSSHTVGPMRAAYSFVDDLLKQNDLQATVRVQVKLYGSLSATGVGHATDKAVLLGLMGFDPEHIDTQVSTSLIEDVLENKAIQLHRQKSIVFDYKHDVLFLDESLPYHPNAMELIAYNGAQEVLYAETYYSVGGGFIVSERQLTHTQTETNDVKVPYPFHSAAELLSLCKTHHLSISELMLENEKSWRSEAEIRSKIMEIWKVMQHCIHNGLINEGILPGGLNVKRRAKKIHDKLLNKKNSNLIVTTFHAMEWVNLFALAVNEENAAGGRVVTAPTNGAAGIIPAVLYYYVTFSKDFSEDKVVRFFLSAAAVGILCKLNASISGAEVGCQGEVGSACAMASAGLAEILGASPEQVEHAAEIGLEHNLGLTCDPIGGLVQVPCIERNAIAAVKAINAAQMALHDDDAHFVTLDKVIQTMKETGKDMSEKYKETSKGGLAVNAIEC